The region CGGCCCCGCACCGTACGGACTTCTCCGACCTCAGCCAGACCGGGCTCGCCGCCCTCTACCGCGAGCTCGCCTTCAACTCTCCGGGCCGCAGCACCGAGCTGGCCGGCGCCTCGCGGGACCGCAACACGGAGCTCGTACTGAAGAAGGCCTGAGGAAGCCCGAAGAACGGCCGAAATCCACTCAACTGGCGTACAGGCGGGCAACCTTCACATCGGCCCGCCGAGTCCCTCCCCCCGACCAGGTTCACCGGTGAAGGGGGAACGGCATGTCAGTGCGTACGGGACTGGTGGCGGCGACGGCGGTGGCGCTTGCGGCCGCTCTGGCGGGGCCCGCGGTGGCGGCTCCCGCCGGGGCCCGTCACCACGGTGCGACCCGCGCCGCCATGGACGCCGCGGTGAAGGACGGAGTGCCGGGCGTGACGGCGACGGCGCGGGACACCGGCGGCACGTGGTCGGCCGCGGCGGGCGTGGGCGATGTGCGGACGCGCACGCCCCGCGGTACGGCCGACCACTACCGCGTGGGCAGCATCACGAAGACGTTCGTGTCGACGGTGCTGTTGCAGCTGGAGGCGGAGCGGCGGCTGTCGCTGGACGACAAGGTGGAGAAGTGGCTCCCGGGCGTGGTCCGGGGTCACGGCCACGACGGACGCCGGATCACCGTCCGCCGGCTCCTCAACCACACCAGCGGCATCTTCAACTACACGGCGGACGAGGACTTCGCCCGCACGTACTTCCTGAAGGACGGCTTCCTCGAACACCGCTACGACACGAAGACGCCCGAGCAGCTCGTGGCGATCGCGATGACCCACAAACCGCTCTTCGCGCCGGGCACGTCCTGGAGTTACTCCAACACCAACTACGTGCTGGCGGGCATGGTGATCGAGAAGGTCACCGGCCACTCCTACGCCACGGAGATCCGCCGCCGCGTCATCGAACCGCTCGGCCTGCGCGCCACGTCCGTCCCCGGCACGCGGACGGCACTCCCACGGCCCAGCAGCCACGCGTACTCGAAACTGGCCCGGACGACGACAGGCCCGACGTACGACGTCACGCGGCTCAACCCCTCCCTGGCCTCCTCGGCCGGGGAGATGATCTCCGACTCCGCCGACCTGAACCGCTTCTACGCGGCCCTGCTGGGCGGCCGGCTCCTTCCGCCGAAGCAGCTGAAGGAGATGAAGACCACGGTGAAGGCCGACGAGATCCCGGGCGCCCGCTACGGCCTGGGTCTGATCGACCGCAAGCTCGGCTGCGGGGTCCATGTGTGGGGCCACGACGGCGGCATCCACGGCTCGACGTCCTCCGCCGTGACGACGGCGGACGGCCGCCACTCCCTGGCCTTCAACTTCAACGGGGACTGGTCGGGGGACAGCGACGCGGTGATCGAGGGGGAGTTCTGCGGCAAGTAGGCCCCTGAACGGCCTTCTTGACGCAGGTCACCGCGGGCTCCACTCGCCGTCCCCCAGCACCAGGTCGGGATCGAACATGACGATCACGGCGGCGATCAGGAGGACGGTGAGGGGCCCGGCGAGCATGGCGAGCAGGAACGACATCAGATCGGCGGACGACTGGGAGGCCGTGGCCTGCTGGCTGACGTGCACCGAGACGGCGGCCATACCGGTGTAGTGCATACCGGTCACGGCCACGCCCATGACGAGGCTCGCGCCCAGGCTCGACCAGAGCGAGTGGATGGAGACCGCCGCCCACAGGGCCGCGGTGGCGGCGACGACGGCGATCAGCACGGACAGCGTCACGGTCGGCACGTCGTACCGGAGGGTTCCGTGCGTACGGATGGCGGCCATGCCGATGTAGTGCATGGCCGCCACGCCCAGGCCGGTGACGACACCCGCCACACCGAGGTTCAGCGGCGCGGCGTCCCGATAGCCGACGAGGAAGACCCCGACGGCGACCACGCCGATCGCGACACCCAGGCTGAGCAGGGTCAGTACGGGGTCGTAGCTCACGGGCGCGTCCTCGACGCTGAAGCCGATCATGCCGATGAAGTGCATGGTCCAGATGCCGCAGCCGATGGACACCGCGCCCAGCATCAGCCAGCCGGCTCTTCGGCTCCGGTGCGAGCGACGCAGCGACCGTGTCGTACAGCGCAGCCCCAGGGCGGCGCCCAGACAGGCCATCAGATAGGCCGCGACCGGGGTCACGGCTCCGGGCTTGACGGTGTCCGCGAGGTCGCCGTACCCGCACGAGGAGGGGCCGCCGGATCTCCGGCGGCCCCTCCTCTCCCCTCCTGGTACCGCTCCGGTCCGTCACTACCGGGGCAGGACCACGACATACGCCGCCGGTTCCCGGTCGTTCGCCGCCATCAGCGCGGTGCGGACCACCGCCGCCTGCTGCTCCATCGCCTCGCGCAGCTTCCGCGGGGTGACGTGGACGACCGTGATGCCCAGCCGCTCCAGGTGCTCGCGCTTGCGGGCGTACTCCGACCAGAGGGCGCCGTCGTCCTGGTCCTGACTTTGCCGGTGTCCCTGCCGGGGCGTCCGGGTGTCCAGCTCCATGGCCACCGCCTGCTCGGGCCAGTACGCGTCGAGGCCGCCCAGGTGGGGCCCGCCCGGCAGGCGCAGGTCGACGTTCCAGACCGGGTCGGGCAGGCCGTACTCCCGCACCATCCGGTAGAGGCGGTCCTCCGCGATCGCCCGGCCCTCCGCCAGCAGTGAGTCCACCGCGTCCACCACGTGCGGCCGGCTCAGCAGCCGGGCCTGCGTCAACTCACGTACCACCGAGGCCTGTTCGCAGTGCCCGGCGCGCACCGCCTCCGCCAGCAGCCGCCGCACCGCGCCCGCGTCCGACAGCTTTGCCACCGCGTCGGCGAGGGC is a window of Streptomyces mirabilis DNA encoding:
- a CDS encoding serine hydrolase domain-containing protein is translated as MSVRTGLVAATAVALAAALAGPAVAAPAGARHHGATRAAMDAAVKDGVPGVTATARDTGGTWSAAAGVGDVRTRTPRGTADHYRVGSITKTFVSTVLLQLEAERRLSLDDKVEKWLPGVVRGHGHDGRRITVRRLLNHTSGIFNYTADEDFARTYFLKDGFLEHRYDTKTPEQLVAIAMTHKPLFAPGTSWSYSNTNYVLAGMVIEKVTGHSYATEIRRRVIEPLGLRATSVPGTRTALPRPSSHAYSKLARTTTGPTYDVTRLNPSLASSAGEMISDSADLNRFYAALLGGRLLPPKQLKEMKTTVKADEIPGARYGLGLIDRKLGCGVHVWGHDGGIHGSTSSAVTTADGRHSLAFNFNGDWSGDSDAVIEGEFCGK
- a CDS encoding MHYT domain-containing protein is translated as MACLGAALGLRCTTRSLRRSHRSRRAGWLMLGAVSIGCGIWTMHFIGMIGFSVEDAPVSYDPVLTLLSLGVAIGVVAVGVFLVGYRDAAPLNLGVAGVVTGLGVAAMHYIGMAAIRTHGTLRYDVPTVTLSVLIAVVAATAALWAAVSIHSLWSSLGASLVMGVAVTGMHYTGMAAVSVHVSQQATASQSSADLMSFLLAMLAGPLTVLLIAAVIVMFDPDLVLGDGEWSPR